The following proteins are encoded in a genomic region of Sphingopyxis sp. YF1:
- a CDS encoding NAD-dependent epimerase/dehydratase family protein: MAAPDRLMDRTLVTGATGFVGAEIVRQLRAAGTPVRLAVRTATGDAEEVVVGDIGPDTDWATAVAGVDCVIHCAARVHQMDDRAADPLAAFRAVNRDGTAALARQAAAAGTRRLVFLSSVKVNGETTRGRGPFAASDMPAPQDPYGVSKWEAEQVLHAIAADTGLEIVVIRPPLVYGPGVRANFARMVSWVARGRPLPFGLCHNQRSLVSVTNLASLAITAADHPAAAGATLFASDGDDVSVRELLVRIGDAYGRPARLLPVPPALLRLAGSLTGQRAAIDRLCDPLCVDGEGARRLLDWQPPVTMAATLRDMAARP, from the coding sequence TTGGCCGCGCCGGACCGCCTGATGGACCGGACGCTCGTCACCGGGGCGACCGGCTTCGTCGGCGCCGAGATCGTGCGCCAGCTGCGCGCGGCAGGCACGCCCGTGCGGCTCGCGGTGCGCACGGCGACCGGCGACGCGGAAGAGGTCGTAGTCGGCGACATCGGCCCCGACACCGACTGGGCCACGGCGGTCGCCGGTGTCGATTGCGTGATCCATTGCGCGGCGCGCGTGCACCAGATGGACGACCGCGCCGCCGATCCGCTTGCCGCCTTTCGCGCGGTCAACCGCGACGGCACCGCAGCGCTCGCACGGCAGGCCGCCGCTGCTGGAACCCGACGCCTCGTCTTTCTCAGTTCGGTCAAGGTCAACGGTGAGACGACACGCGGACGGGGCCCCTTTGCCGCTTCGGACATGCCGGCGCCGCAGGATCCCTATGGCGTGTCGAAATGGGAGGCCGAACAGGTGCTCCACGCCATCGCCGCCGATACGGGGCTGGAGATCGTCGTGATCCGTCCGCCGCTGGTCTACGGCCCCGGGGTGCGCGCCAATTTCGCGCGCATGGTGTCGTGGGTGGCGCGCGGCCGCCCCCTGCCCTTTGGCCTTTGCCATAACCAGCGAAGTCTGGTGTCCGTGACCAATCTCGCGTCGCTCGCGATCACCGCCGCTGACCACCCCGCCGCCGCTGGCGCGACGCTGTTCGCGAGCGACGGCGACGATGTCAGCGTCCGCGAATTGCTCGTCCGCATCGGCGACGCCTACGGACGCCCGGCGCGGCTGTTGCCCGTCCCGCCCGCGCTGCTGCGGCTCGCGGGCAGCCTGACCGGCCAGCGCGCCGCGATCGACCGGCTTTGCGATCCGTTATGCGTCGACGGCGAGGGCGCACGCCGCCTGCTCGACTGGCAGCCACCGGTCACCATGGCGGCGACGCTTCGGGACATGGCGGCGCGGCCATGA
- a CDS encoding glycosyltransferase family 2 protein, whose product MRFSIVTVCYNPGDAIEACLRSVAAQSYPHIEHIVIDGASPDGTADRIRGFDWFRGVLVSEPDKGIYDAMNKGAARANGDYVGFLNADDWLSDPGAIAALAAAARDHPDAVQGDVVIVDPDKPGRRRYYSGDGNWRRRLSWGQMPPHPGFYMRTDLFRTMGGFSTDYRIAADYDLMLRFFCTGARTASHVAAPVVTMATGGVSNQGLQSRKIINREIGVACRRNGVKTNALMIWSKYLTKIFQYWPRRTA is encoded by the coding sequence GTGCGCTTTTCGATCGTCACCGTCTGCTACAATCCCGGCGACGCCATCGAGGCGTGCCTGCGCTCGGTCGCGGCGCAATCCTATCCGCATATCGAGCATATCGTCATCGACGGCGCGTCGCCCGACGGCACCGCCGACCGCATTCGCGGCTTCGACTGGTTCAGGGGCGTGCTGGTGTCGGAGCCCGACAAGGGCATTTACGACGCGATGAACAAGGGCGCGGCGCGCGCGAACGGCGACTATGTCGGCTTCCTCAACGCCGACGACTGGCTGAGCGATCCGGGCGCGATCGCGGCGCTCGCCGCCGCCGCGCGGGATCACCCCGACGCCGTGCAAGGCGACGTGGTGATCGTCGATCCCGACAAACCCGGACGCCGGCGCTATTATTCGGGGGACGGCAACTGGCGCAGGCGCCTCAGCTGGGGCCAGATGCCCCCGCATCCGGGCTTCTACATGCGCACCGACCTGTTCCGCACGATGGGCGGATTTTCGACCGATTATCGCATCGCCGCCGATTACGACCTGATGCTGCGCTTCTTCTGCACCGGCGCGCGGACCGCGAGCCATGTGGCGGCGCCCGTCGTGACGATGGCGACGGGCGGGGTGTCGAACCAGGGACTGCAAAGCCGCAAGATCATCAACCGCGAAATCGGCGTCGCGTGCCGGCGCAACGGGGTGAAGACCAATGCGCTGATGATCTGGTCGAAATATCTGACCAAGATTTTCCAATATTGGCCGCGCCGGACCGCCTGA
- a CDS encoding glycosyltransferase, translated as MTRLLLTNPSFRLEHGGPAYSVGRLAGALGALGHDVTVWAADGSADRVRAMDPSGRVAIATGAIGAVLGAERWDIVHDNGLWLPYGARIQRHCRAHAIPRLLSIRGMMQPWAWNHRRWKKRLAWALYQKRGVESAARLHATAGDEVGKIRERYPERQPLLIANGIDIPDQPPRAPRAAGETRTALFLGRLHPVKGLTMLVDAWAAARPAGWRLQLVGPDEDGFRAVLEAQIANAGLADVVAIAGPASGAAKRAHYDAASLFVLPSYTENFGISAAEALAHGLPVITTTGTPWQILEAEGCGWWRAPETGAIAAALTEATALPDQQLVAMGATGRSWVADHLHWPAIAKQFADAYADAIANPSLV; from the coding sequence ATGACGCGCTTGTTGCTGACGAACCCCAGTTTCCGGCTCGAGCATGGCGGCCCGGCCTATTCGGTGGGCCGGCTGGCCGGGGCGCTTGGCGCGCTGGGACACGACGTCACCGTCTGGGCCGCCGACGGAAGCGCCGACCGGGTGCGCGCGATGGACCCCAGCGGGCGCGTGGCGATAGCGACGGGCGCGATCGGCGCAGTGCTGGGCGCGGAACGCTGGGACATCGTCCATGACAACGGGCTGTGGCTCCCTTACGGGGCGCGGATCCAGCGGCATTGCCGCGCGCACGCCATCCCGCGCCTGCTCAGCATCAGGGGCATGATGCAGCCCTGGGCATGGAACCACCGGCGCTGGAAAAAACGTCTGGCATGGGCGCTGTATCAGAAACGCGGCGTCGAAAGCGCCGCGCGGCTGCACGCGACCGCCGGGGACGAGGTCGGCAAGATCCGCGAGCGTTATCCCGAGCGCCAGCCGCTGCTGATCGCCAACGGGATCGACATTCCCGACCAGCCGCCGCGCGCGCCGCGCGCCGCGGGCGAGACGCGCACCGCGCTGTTCCTCGGCCGATTGCACCCGGTCAAGGGCCTGACGATGCTGGTCGACGCCTGGGCCGCGGCGCGCCCGGCGGGGTGGCGGTTGCAGCTGGTCGGCCCCGACGAGGACGGGTTTCGCGCGGTGCTCGAGGCGCAGATTGCGAACGCCGGACTCGCCGATGTCGTGGCCATTGCCGGTCCGGCGAGCGGAGCCGCCAAGCGCGCGCATTATGACGCCGCGTCGCTGTTCGTGCTGCCGAGCTATACCGAGAATTTCGGCATTTCGGCCGCCGAGGCGCTGGCGCACGGGCTGCCCGTGATCACCACCACCGGCACGCCCTGGCAGATCCTCGAAGCCGAAGGCTGCGGCTGGTGGCGCGCGCCCGAGACCGGCGCGATCGCTGCCGCGCTGACCGAAGCGACCGCGCTGCCCGACCAGCAACTGGTCGCCATGGGTGCGACGGGCCGTTCATGGGTTGCCGATCACCTGCACTGGCCCGCCATTGCCAAGCAGTTTGCCGATGCCTATGCCGACGCGATAGCCAACCCGTCGTTGGTTTAA
- a CDS encoding acyltransferase family protein — MNSKLKPERALWIDRAKAYGIMLVVIGHVSPITALHHPIYVFHMPLFFLLSGMTFKPFGGRADVIKRSRSLLLPYLAFGILITLILAVANRVMMQSVPIPGPLHFLLGGTFLTGAYGIFWFPPCLLATLLLLDRILHLTRWQQVAAVILIALVAAWLSTMVIYNPWGLLTVGMALPFAYAGYTFGTSASFGGGKALIWLAGLLLLFAILQSHTGPVDYKYLRFGDLPQSVLLAFAGSAIICILSLVPVPWLDRVGTASLTIMYVHLPIYYLLQPWLAWPSIMLLAVGGGTLLHLALARWSPARKWLLGRPA; from the coding sequence TTGAACAGCAAGCTGAAGCCGGAACGCGCGCTGTGGATCGATCGCGCCAAGGCCTATGGCATCATGCTGGTCGTGATCGGACATGTGTCGCCGATCACCGCACTTCACCACCCGATATATGTCTTCCACATGCCGCTGTTCTTTCTCTTGTCCGGAATGACGTTCAAACCGTTCGGGGGACGCGCGGATGTGATCAAGCGTTCGCGATCCCTGCTGTTGCCTTATCTCGCGTTCGGCATCCTGATCACGCTTATCCTCGCAGTCGCCAACCGCGTGATGATGCAGAGCGTTCCCATACCTGGTCCCTTGCATTTCCTGTTGGGCGGCACATTTCTGACGGGCGCCTATGGCATCTTCTGGTTTCCGCCCTGCCTGCTCGCCACGCTTTTGCTGCTCGACCGGATCCTGCACCTCACGCGCTGGCAGCAAGTCGCAGCGGTCATCCTGATCGCGCTCGTCGCAGCATGGTTGTCGACCATGGTCATATATAATCCATGGGGACTTCTCACCGTCGGCATGGCCCTGCCCTTCGCCTATGCCGGTTACACGTTCGGCACGTCGGCCTCATTTGGTGGCGGAAAAGCGCTGATATGGCTCGCCGGCTTGCTGCTGCTGTTTGCGATCCTGCAATCGCACACCGGCCCCGTCGACTATAAATATCTGCGTTTCGGGGACTTGCCCCAATCGGTGCTGCTCGCGTTCGCGGGCTCGGCAATCATCTGTATCCTGTCGCTGGTCCCGGTGCCCTGGCTCGATCGCGTGGGAACGGCGTCGCTGACGATCATGTACGTCCATTTGCCGATCTATTATCTGCTTCAGCCATGGCTCGCATGGCCGTCGATCATGTTGCTGGCGGTCGGCGGCGGAACGCTTCTCCACCTCGCGCTCGCACGCTGGTCTCCGGCACGCAAATGGCTGCTCGGCCGGCCCGCCTGA
- a CDS encoding glycosyltransferase family 4 protein — MKILLLLNEEYRAASGIAQYNRNVADAIRTFGDAELRIVCRKPDRHSGVDKLAFAAQTLFHCTVWRPDLVFVGHINLVPLVVDTARRMNIPVALPAHGIEVWDAPNAARLAATRKVTEIWPVSGTTEERMRGWMPDVPMRLIHNCVELGDFTPGEKPAYLVDRYGLQGKRVVLTLARLPGKERYKGIDEMLLAMADLRDRRPDLHYLVAGEGPDKARLIAMSEELGIADCVTFAGFIDRAEKVDHYRLADAFAMPSRGEGFGIVFLEALACGIPVLGSVADGGRDALLDGKLGLLVDPGDRAAVAAGVEALLSTQAPPREALDIFAFPAFRAAVEHAIRSLVDARDKGSSD; from the coding sequence ATGAAGATATTGCTGCTGCTCAACGAGGAATATCGCGCCGCGAGCGGTATTGCGCAGTATAACCGCAATGTCGCCGATGCCATTCGCACGTTCGGCGACGCCGAACTGCGGATCGTGTGCCGCAAACCCGATCGCCACAGCGGCGTCGACAAGCTCGCCTTTGCCGCGCAAACGCTGTTTCACTGCACGGTCTGGCGGCCCGACCTGGTCTTCGTTGGCCACATCAATCTTGTACCGCTGGTCGTCGACACCGCGCGGCGGATGAATATCCCGGTGGCGCTGCCCGCGCACGGCATCGAAGTATGGGACGCCCCCAATGCGGCGCGGCTGGCCGCAACCCGCAAGGTGACCGAGATCTGGCCGGTCAGCGGCACGACGGAAGAGCGGATGCGCGGGTGGATGCCCGACGTTCCGATGCGCCTGATCCACAACTGCGTCGAACTTGGCGATTTCACCCCGGGCGAGAAGCCCGCCTATCTGGTCGACCGCTATGGCCTGCAGGGCAAGCGCGTCGTGCTGACGCTGGCGCGCCTTCCCGGCAAGGAACGCTACAAGGGCATCGACGAGATGCTGCTGGCGATGGCCGACCTGCGCGACCGGCGTCCCGACCTCCACTATCTGGTCGCCGGCGAAGGACCCGACAAGGCGCGCCTGATCGCCATGTCCGAGGAACTGGGCATCGCCGACTGCGTGACATTCGCCGGCTTCATCGATCGTGCCGAGAAGGTCGATCATTACCGGCTGGCCGACGCATTCGCGATGCCCAGCCGCGGCGAAGGTTTCGGCATCGTCTTTCTCGAAGCGCTCGCCTGCGGCATCCCGGTGCTCGGCAGCGTCGCCGACGGCGGCCGCGACGCGCTCCTCGACGGCAAGCTCGGCCTCCTCGTCGATCCCGGCGATCGCGCGGCGGTCGCCGCGGGCGTCGAAGCCCTGCTGTCGACGCAGGCCCCGCCGCGCGAGGCGCTCGACATTTTTGCCTTCCCCGCGTTTCGTGCAGCCGTCGAACATGCGATACGATCGCTCGTCGATGCACGCGACAAAGGGAGCTCCGATTGA
- a CDS encoding glycosyltransferase, with product MKILTPVSGNRWAVPDCYHRGLVNAGADVAAYDIGEAPTSLIGRMLRRVERLTGSAAARRLEEAVDAERPDVLVVFKGFDYSPALLKRIAARGVTLVNYNPDHPFHFFSPGSGNANVRDSVPLYALYMTYSGPIGAELEAANPGQKVVVLPFGHAIDDALYADLAAEAEVVRGCFNGNPDAERAEAIRHLTENGVAMDLYGYDWHKFLSPTSMLRLCTPEGGTGMFRILRRYRFQLNLFRPHNEGSHNLRTFEVPAVGGISLGPDSPEHREFFIGGRDAFYFADKDEMLAEARALLAMPVEEAESVRRAARQRTIDLQSHFDDRARTMLAAIEALGRS from the coding sequence GTGAAGATACTGACCCCCGTCAGCGGCAATCGCTGGGCCGTTCCCGATTGCTATCATCGCGGACTTGTGAACGCCGGCGCCGACGTCGCGGCCTATGACATCGGCGAGGCCCCCACCTCGCTCATCGGGCGCATGCTCCGCCGCGTCGAACGCTTGACCGGCTCGGCCGCCGCGCGCCGGCTGGAGGAGGCTGTCGACGCCGAACGGCCCGACGTGCTCGTCGTGTTCAAGGGCTTCGACTATTCGCCGGCTCTTTTGAAACGGATCGCGGCGCGCGGCGTGACGCTCGTCAACTATAATCCCGACCACCCGTTCCACTTCTTTTCGCCGGGTTCGGGCAATGCCAATGTTCGTGACAGCGTGCCGCTCTATGCGCTCTACATGACCTACAGCGGGCCGATCGGCGCCGAGCTGGAGGCCGCCAATCCAGGGCAGAAGGTCGTGGTGCTGCCCTTCGGGCATGCGATCGACGATGCGCTCTACGCCGATCTGGCCGCCGAGGCCGAGGTCGTGCGTGGCTGCTTCAACGGCAACCCCGACGCCGAAAGGGCCGAAGCGATCCGCCATCTGACCGAAAACGGGGTCGCGATGGATCTCTACGGCTACGACTGGCACAAATTCCTGTCGCCGACCTCCATGCTGCGGCTCTGCACCCCCGAGGGCGGAACCGGCATGTTCCGTATCCTGCGCCGGTACCGCTTTCAGCTCAACCTGTTCCGCCCGCACAACGAAGGCTCGCACAACCTGCGAACCTTCGAAGTGCCTGCCGTCGGCGGGATCAGTCTCGGCCCCGACAGCCCCGAACATCGCGAATTCTTCATCGGCGGACGCGACGCCTTCTATTTCGCCGACAAGGACGAGATGCTGGCGGAGGCGCGCGCCTTGCTCGCCATGCCGGTCGAGGAAGCCGAGAGCGTCCGCCGCGCCGCGCGGCAGCGGACGATCGACCTGCAATCGCATTTCGACGACCGCGCACGGACCATGCTCGCGGCGATCGAGGCGCTGGGAAGATCATGA
- a CDS encoding glycosyltransferase: MKILYIQYANPGAFPVAMRAGRLWRAAGHEVRYLGVDFGGGDPLAIGADLAGDCDWIAYNKLAPLQFAARALSIVRRWKPDCLYVADSMAAFACAPLRTFYRGGIVYHEHDSPVFAESFRLRLQWNARAAMARRADAVVLPNADRGALLARDAGLAPGRAPIIAWNTPARDEVGPPRPAVSAGPVRVVYAGSINVHRVPFAMIEALADVPAVELTLIGYETVSSRGHCARLRALAAERGCAGRLHIRDAMPYHALVEALRDYDATFAALATDAEDINLRFMAGASNKSFDAMGQGLALIVGPGDDWRKMFVDPGYAVACDPADAASIAGAFRRLGADRDAVRAMGEAARQRIASDWAYDAQLAPVTQIMERAGGAAR, from the coding sequence ATGAAAATCCTGTATATCCAATATGCAAACCCGGGCGCCTTCCCGGTCGCGATGCGAGCCGGACGGCTGTGGCGCGCGGCGGGGCACGAGGTCCGCTATCTGGGGGTCGACTTCGGCGGAGGCGATCCGCTCGCGATCGGGGCGGACCTCGCCGGGGATTGCGACTGGATTGCCTACAACAAGCTGGCGCCGCTGCAATTCGCTGCCCGGGCGCTGTCGATCGTCCGGCGCTGGAAACCCGATTGCCTGTATGTCGCCGACAGCATGGCGGCCTTCGCCTGCGCCCCGCTCCGTACCTTCTATCGCGGAGGCATCGTCTATCACGAGCATGATTCGCCGGTGTTCGCGGAGAGTTTCCGGCTGCGGCTGCAATGGAACGCCCGCGCCGCGATGGCGCGCCGGGCGGACGCGGTGGTGCTGCCCAATGCCGACCGCGGCGCGCTGCTCGCGCGCGATGCGGGGCTGGCGCCCGGCCGCGCGCCGATCATCGCATGGAACACGCCCGCGCGCGACGAGGTCGGACCGCCCCGCCCCGCCGTATCGGCAGGGCCGGTGCGCGTCGTCTATGCGGGGTCGATCAACGTCCATCGCGTTCCCTTTGCAATGATCGAGGCGCTGGCCGACGTTCCCGCGGTCGAATTGACGCTGATCGGTTACGAAACCGTCTCGTCGCGCGGCCATTGCGCCCGCCTGCGGGCGCTCGCGGCCGAGCGCGGCTGCGCGGGCCGCCTGCATATCCGCGATGCGATGCCCTATCATGCGCTGGTCGAAGCGTTGCGCGACTATGATGCGACCTTCGCGGCTCTCGCGACCGATGCCGAAGACATCAACCTCCGCTTCATGGCGGGGGCATCGAACAAGAGTTTCGATGCGATGGGGCAAGGACTGGCGCTGATCGTGGGGCCGGGCGACGACTGGCGAAAGATGTTCGTCGATCCCGGCTACGCCGTGGCCTGCGACCCCGCGGACGCCGCGTCGATCGCCGGCGCGTTCCGGCGGCTCGGCGCCGACCGCGACGCGGTCCGCGCCATGGGCGAAGCCGCACGGCAACGGATCGCGAGCGATTGGGCCTATGACGCGCAGCTTGCGCCCGTCACGCAGATCATGGAACGCGCGGGCGGAGCCGCGCGGTGA
- a CDS encoding FkbM family methyltransferase, whose translation MSEQFGIRRLLRYAMAHPIGERQRLRTLARIARWQLRSRFHRGAMVCDWIGGSKLLAQHGMTGATGNLYFGLHEFADMAFVLHLLRPGDLFVDVGANIGSYSVLAAKVSGARVAAFEPDGGTMNILRRNVELNSIEGLVDLHQQALSHADHDLWFSTGMGTENHVLANPEPGSVLLHGTTLDRAMNGAVPIAFKVDVEGYEPRVLAGAEATLASPELRAIEAETVTDDMERTFAAHGFVRRYYDPFTRRLCDAPVSMANNSLYIRDEAFVAERLRSAPAIDVHGIAL comes from the coding sequence ATGAGCGAGCAGTTCGGTATCCGGCGCCTCTTGCGCTACGCCATGGCGCATCCGATCGGCGAGCGGCAGCGGTTGCGCACGCTGGCGCGTATCGCGCGATGGCAGCTTCGCTCGCGCTTTCACCGCGGGGCGATGGTGTGCGACTGGATCGGCGGCAGCAAGCTGCTCGCCCAGCATGGCATGACGGGGGCCACCGGCAATCTCTATTTCGGGCTGCACGAATTCGCCGACATGGCCTTCGTCCTGCACCTGCTGCGCCCGGGTGACCTGTTCGTCGACGTCGGCGCCAACATCGGCAGCTACTCGGTGCTCGCCGCGAAGGTGTCGGGTGCGCGCGTCGCGGCTTTCGAGCCCGATGGCGGCACGATGAATATCCTGCGGCGCAACGTCGAACTCAACTCCATCGAGGGGCTGGTCGACCTCCACCAGCAGGCGCTGAGCCATGCCGACCACGACCTGTGGTTTTCGACGGGCATGGGAACCGAAAACCATGTTCTTGCGAACCCCGAGCCCGGCAGCGTGCTGCTCCACGGCACGACCCTCGATCGGGCGATGAACGGCGCGGTGCCGATTGCCTTCAAGGTCGATGTCGAAGGGTATGAACCGCGGGTTCTGGCCGGTGCCGAAGCAACGCTGGCGTCGCCCGAACTGCGCGCGATCGAGGCCGAGACGGTCACTGATGACATGGAACGCACCTTCGCTGCGCACGGCTTTGTGCGGCGTTATTACGATCCTTTCACCCGCCGGCTCTGCGACGCGCCGGTCAGCATGGCGAACAACAGCCTCTATATCCGTGACGAGGCCTTCGTCGCCGAACGGTTGCGGTCCGCCCCGGCGATCGACGTCCACGGAATAGCGCTCTAG
- a CDS encoding polysaccharide biosynthesis tyrosine autokinase, producing MTDSFPKPPIMAVPAGPGTEAEVKQGSGFATAMPWILQYWRVALRWKWVIIGTIVACLVAGAIYTMLAERIYTATARIEISRSESKVLGNMTGVEPERGGRVEAEFYQTQYNLLRARSQAERVAKSLNLARDPAYLAAFGGKAPPSSLRVMSKAELDAATRSVAGRLSNAVQIKPIIGSALVDISVSTPDPELSAKIANSWAENFIAANLERRYDSASYARRFLEDQLASTKAKMETAEREMMTYAEQQGILTIAQSDSSDPKAPSVERSITATDLVALNDALNKATIDRISAEGALKAAGGQASAVAAGSSGVTSLRQRKAELQAEYAKLMVIFQPDYPPAQALDRQIKEVDRAIATEQNQTGGSTVAQARAAFNAAVAREQELRERVAGTRTSLVDERRRGVQYGILQREVDTNRQLYDGLLQRYKEVGIAGGVGTNNVAIVDRALKPGGPSSPKLMNNMFTALLIGLALSALLTIILAQIDTTVRDPAEAQEVTDLPLLGVIPDTDAELAIDEVRDRKSSQSEAYLSVQTALRFSTSQGVPRSLMCTSTRKGEGKSTSSYAIALSLHRIGRSSIVVDCDLRSPSVHRMAGVANGAGTSNFLSGNNDIQSLIHHDEADGLPFITAGPMPPNAAELLSSDRIAELIEALAPHYQHIVLDAPPVLGLADSPLLGSKVDGVVYCVEAEGARTNAIRYSLARLRSAGASLLGVVLTKFDEKRAYYGYGYEYGYGYADAQPGE from the coding sequence ATGACCGATTCATTCCCCAAGCCGCCGATCATGGCCGTTCCTGCCGGCCCAGGCACCGAAGCCGAGGTCAAGCAGGGCAGCGGATTCGCAACCGCGATGCCGTGGATCCTGCAATATTGGCGCGTCGCGCTGCGCTGGAAGTGGGTGATCATCGGGACGATCGTCGCCTGCCTGGTCGCGGGCGCGATCTACACGATGCTCGCCGAGCGCATCTACACCGCAACCGCGCGGATCGAGATTTCACGCTCGGAATCGAAGGTGCTCGGCAACATGACCGGGGTCGAGCCCGAACGCGGCGGGCGCGTCGAGGCGGAATTCTACCAGACCCAGTATAATCTGCTGCGCGCGCGCTCGCAGGCCGAGCGTGTGGCCAAGAGCCTGAACCTCGCACGCGACCCCGCCTATCTGGCCGCCTTTGGCGGCAAGGCGCCGCCCTCGTCGCTTCGCGTGATGTCGAAGGCCGAACTCGATGCCGCCACGCGCAGCGTCGCGGGCCGCCTCTCGAATGCGGTACAGATCAAGCCTATCATCGGATCGGCGCTGGTCGACATTTCGGTGTCGACGCCCGATCCCGAGCTGTCCGCCAAGATCGCGAACAGCTGGGCCGAGAACTTCATCGCCGCCAATCTCGAACGGCGCTACGATTCGGCGTCCTATGCCCGCCGGTTCCTCGAAGACCAGCTCGCGTCGACGAAGGCCAAGATGGAAACGGCCGAGCGCGAGATGATGACCTATGCCGAACAGCAAGGCATCCTGACCATCGCACAGTCCGACAGTTCGGATCCCAAGGCCCCCAGCGTCGAGCGCTCGATCACCGCGACCGATCTCGTCGCGCTCAACGATGCACTCAACAAGGCGACGATCGACCGCATCAGCGCCGAGGGCGCGCTGAAGGCGGCGGGCGGCCAGGCTTCGGCTGTTGCGGCCGGCAGCTCGGGTGTCACGTCGCTGCGTCAGCGCAAGGCTGAACTGCAGGCCGAATATGCCAAGCTGATGGTGATCTTCCAGCCCGACTATCCGCCGGCGCAGGCGCTCGACCGCCAGATCAAGGAAGTCGACCGCGCGATTGCCACCGAGCAGAACCAGACCGGCGGCTCGACCGTGGCGCAGGCGCGTGCGGCCTTCAATGCCGCCGTCGCCCGCGAGCAGGAATTGCGCGAACGCGTCGCAGGAACCCGTACGTCGCTGGTCGACGAACGTCGCCGCGGGGTGCAATATGGCATCCTGCAACGCGAGGTCGACACCAACCGCCAGCTCTATGACGGGCTGCTCCAGCGCTACAAGGAAGTCGGCATCGCGGGCGGCGTCGGAACGAACAATGTTGCGATCGTCGACCGCGCGCTCAAGCCCGGCGGTCCGTCGAGTCCGAAGCTGATGAACAATATGTTCACCGCGCTCTTGATCGGCCTCGCCCTCTCGGCCTTGCTGACGATCATCCTCGCACAGATCGACACCACGGTCCGCGATCCCGCCGAAGCACAGGAAGTCACCGACCTGCCGCTGCTGGGCGTGATCCCCGACACCGATGCCGAACTGGCGATCGACGAGGTCCGCGACCGCAAGTCGTCGCAGTCCGAAGCCTATCTGTCGGTCCAGACCGCGCTGCGCTTCTCCACCAGCCAGGGTGTGCCGCGCTCGCTCATGTGCACCTCGACGCGCAAGGGCGAAGGCAAGTCGACCTCATCCTACGCCATTGCACTGTCGCTGCACCGCATCGGACGGAGCTCGATCGTGGTCGATTGCGACCTTCGTTCGCCGTCGGTGCATCGCATGGCCGGGGTCGCCAACGGCGCCGGGACGAGCAACTTCCTGTCGGGCAACAACGACATCCAGTCGCTGATCCATCATGACGAAGCCGACGGGCTGCCGTTCATCACCGCCGGCCCGATGCCGCCGAACGCTGCCGAACTGCTGTCGAGCGACCGCATCGCCGAGCTGATCGAAGCACTCGCGCCGCACTATCAGCACATCGTTCTCGATGCGCCGCCGGTGCTCGGCCTCGCCGACTCGCCGCTGCTCGGCAGCAAGGTCGACGGCGTCGTCTATTGCGTCGAGGCTGAAGGCGCCCGCACCAATGCCATCCGCTATTCGCTCGCACGCCTGCGCAGTGCCGGTGCGAGCCTGCTCGGCGTGGTACTGACCAAGTTCGACGAGAAGCGGGCCTATTACGGCTACGGTTATGAATATGGCTATGGCTATGCCGACGCACAGCCGGGCGAATAG
- a CDS encoding polysaccharide biosynthesis/export family protein — protein sequence MNLRPAIACLLATSLLAGCGGRPQLASTPTLQVYQGNALPSPSGTDLVGETRPYLIGPFDRLSVDVYGVPDLSKQVQADASGMIQLPLIGQIKATNQTSMQLAEAIEERLARFVRRPDVTVNVTESVSQVLTVEGQVMNPGLFPVVGKMSLIRAVALAKGTTEFAKLDDVVIFRTVGGQRMAALYNLKAIRSGQYDDPEVFANDVIIVGDSQARRLFKDILSTTPLFVSPLIALIR from the coding sequence GTGAACCTTCGTCCGGCTATCGCCTGCCTGCTCGCCACCAGCCTTTTGGCGGGCTGTGGCGGCCGCCCGCAACTCGCGAGCACTCCGACCCTTCAGGTCTATCAGGGCAACGCCCTGCCCTCACCGTCGGGTACCGATCTCGTCGGTGAAACGCGGCCCTATCTGATCGGCCCCTTCGACCGGCTGAGCGTCGACGTCTACGGCGTGCCCGACCTCAGCAAGCAGGTGCAGGCCGACGCATCGGGAATGATCCAGTTACCGCTCATCGGTCAGATCAAGGCAACGAACCAGACGAGCATGCAGCTTGCCGAGGCGATCGAGGAACGGCTCGCCCGTTTCGTCCGCCGTCCGGACGTCACCGTCAACGTCACCGAATCGGTCAGCCAGGTCCTGACCGTCGAGGGTCAGGTCATGAACCCCGGACTTTTCCCGGTGGTCGGCAAAATGTCGCTGATCCGTGCGGTTGCCCTCGCCAAGGGAACCACCGAATTTGCCAAGCTCGACGATGTCGTGATTTTCCGCACCGTCGGCGGGCAGCGTATGGCTGCGCTCTACAACCTCAAGGCCATCCGCTCCGGCCAGTATGACGACCCCGAAGTCTTTGCCAACGACGTGATCATCGTCGGCGATTCGCAGGCCCGGCGTCTGTTCAAGGACATCTTGTCGACGACGCCGCTGTTCGTCTCGCCGCTCATCGCGCTTATCCGCTAA